One window of Chloroflexota bacterium genomic DNA carries:
- a CDS encoding GtrA family protein: MTDESHAIAAATPDAGDGLLWRLLWPLIRRMPPMVQRNLHEVKIFLKFAVVGTTGAIVDLGLLNVMHLFVWHDTWDIMLYPAVTISFSAAVLNNYTWNILWTYNHQDHSDQHHITLSKFFIVSVIGLLINLSIVYLMTDILGFYWLIGKLLAMLIVLFWNFAVNRLWTFNQ; encoded by the coding sequence ATGACGGACGAATCGCACGCCATCGCTGCCGCGACACCGGATGCCGGCGACGGCTTACTGTGGCGGCTGCTCTGGCCGCTGATCCGGCGCATGCCGCCGATGGTGCAGCGCAACCTGCACGAAGTCAAGATATTCCTCAAATTTGCGGTGGTTGGAACCACCGGCGCCATCGTCGACCTCGGGTTGCTCAACGTCATGCACCTCTTTGTCTGGCATGACACCTGGGACATTATGCTGTACCCAGCCGTCACGATATCGTTCAGCGCGGCCGTGCTGAACAACTACACCTGGAATATCCTCTGGACGTATAATCACCAGGATCACAGCGACCAGCACCACATTACGCTGTCCAAGTTCTTCATCGTGTCGGTGATCGGCCTGCTGATCAACCTCAGCATCGTGTATCTGATGACCGACATACTCGGATTCTACTGGCTGATCGGCAAGCTGCTGGCCATGCTGATCGTGCTATTCTGGAACTTCGCGGTTAACCGGCTCTGGACATTCAACCAGTAA